In the genome of Christensenella timonensis, one region contains:
- a CDS encoding WxL domain-containing protein translates to MQKKGKVLISAVLAVVMVLAMGAIAFAAPADSDMSEAKIEFTAGNLELNAVPALNFGSHTIDNTTVDFETPAGPSTMQVADARGSGLGWKVTAQLGTFSVTGGTTPIGSATITLTNGTPSGIGTNDTAPVAKTPVTLATGGAADTVATAAAGSGRGTWNVSWPADNASINVPVQHQQIGTHTATLSWTLEDAP, encoded by the coding sequence ATGCAGAAAAAAGGAAAGGTTCTTATATCGGCAGTCCTCGCCGTAGTCATGGTTTTAGCGATGGGGGCGATCGCCTTTGCAGCCCCGGCGGACAGCGATATGTCGGAAGCAAAAATCGAATTTACGGCAGGTAACCTGGAGTTGAATGCAGTACCTGCTTTAAACTTTGGCTCGCATACCATCGATAATACGACGGTGGATTTTGAAACGCCGGCAGGCCCCAGCACCATGCAGGTCGCTGATGCACGGGGAAGCGGGTTGGGCTGGAAAGTGACGGCACAGCTGGGCACGTTCAGCGTAACAGGGGGGACAACGCCTATCGGAAGCGCGACGATAACCCTTACGAACGGAACACCCTCCGGAATAGGCACGAATGACACGGCTCCGGTAGCCAAAACACCGGTGACCCTTGCAACGGGCGGCGCGGCAGACACGGTGGCGACAGCGGCGGCAGGCAGCGGACGAGGTACATGGAACGTTTCGTGGCCGGCAGACAACGCCTCGATCAATGTCCCCGTACAGCACCAGCAAATCGGCACACATACGGCGACATTGTCGTGGACGCTGGAAGACGCTCCGTGA